DNA sequence from the Nicotiana tomentosiformis chromosome 3, ASM39032v3, whole genome shotgun sequence genome:
CTGTATATCTTGAGTGATTTCCAAACCCAAACCCACCTTTTTTTTGTGTGATAGAAttcctaaacccttgttgttacTTTTGCTCACCTACACATTTTGCATTTCTCttggtacaacaacaacaacgacgaccCCGCaagatcccactagtggggtctggggatggTAGTGTGAAATACTACCCTTGGTAGCAGTTTCTAATTTATAGTAGGGCTGCCACTGTTGTTTCCTTCCCCCATGAAATACTGTCCTTGTGTTTTACTTTGTGCAAAATGGTATTAATTAGGAGATTGTCGGGTACAATCTTTTATGTGTTGGTTTGGCTTTCTATGTGGTGCTTGACCTCTCTAGATGTTTGATGTGGCACTATTGTTTGTCTACAAGACTCTAAATACTTAAAAATCAGTGAATATGCACCAACTGATATGTTGGTATTTGCATGCAGCTAGTTGACTTCCTCTCACCTGAATTATATTACTTGGTTAAGTGAATCTAGTAGATTATTTTTTTTCCCGACTTGCGTCTTTGAAGTAATCTGGTTTTAACTTGTTCATTCAAGATTAGCTATGAATTCAACTTTGTGAGGGAGGCTGAAGCTATGGCAAGAATTCGTCATTTCCTTTGCCAGAATAACAAAAAGTCCCCTGTTCGGGTACCTCGTGTGATACGAGACATGGTCAGCAGGTATGATCAGGTGAAGAAAATTTGTTTTGTCCTAGTTGCATAGTGAAACGTGAGATGAGACTATTTACTTTAGCTCCTCTATTGGTTAGTAATTATATTGTGTTTCTATTAATGTGTTTAACTTTGTCAAGGCTTTTTTTAACCTATAAGTGTTTAACTTTGTTATGACTTGACTAAGTATCGAACAAAAATCGACTAGTTTCTCCGCTGTGATGCTAGTCCATAGTACGTACATGTCAGATCCTTAACATAAAGCTTTTCTTCAAGCGCACTGTTATTTGCAAGGCATAGTCCATGATACACGTGGATCGCTTTGTAATTTGCTGTTTGTTTCATACTCACTTTATTATAAGCTTTATAGTCTCCCTGATACTGTAATTGCAAGACAATCAAATATTTGTTTGCATGTACTGAGGATTGATATAACATTTTATGTCGTCCTGGTTCTTCCTGAAAGAAATATTACTTTTGACCACCTACTCATGGAATTAACCCTCATACACTGGGTGACACATGTGTAGTCTACTAACGGCCACATGCTATGGGACTTGAATGTGAGATTGGCTCAACATTGCTGTTTAAAGATTTTTCTAGTGGGATCATTTCATTTGAATGATATCTTATCAAGTCTATTTGGCCTTGCCTTAGTCATTCTATGTTTTTCTCTATATTATATATTCTTCAGATAAGTTGCTTCAGGGTAGTTTTAACCAAATATGAGGAGTTTTACAAGTGGTCTGGTGTTTTTCCTTTTAGAAAGAATATTTGATGTATTGATTTGATATTGTGGGCATATTTTAGTAGCTCTCTCATAAATAAAGATAGTGATCACAAAGGTCAATTAAATATGAACTCCTACATAGAAAGAGATGAGTGGGTGGGAGGTATTTGCGTCAGATTATATGGGAGTGGATGCTGGGTGTTTGCACTCTACTAGTTCTACAAAAAGGTAATAGTTAGCAAATAGAGGTGGAGTGACAGGaggaaatacttttgaaagaaccaaaaaaataaaaggaaaaagaaaacctTATGCTTGTTGCGTCTGGTGCTGGATTACATCCTGTAGCAGGGCACCTTGAAACACATAAAGTTATGTAATCCACCACTTAAGGTTAGCTTTTGTTTTGTATGTTTAGTTCAAGAACTCTACTTCTACCCCCTTATATCTACTTCTGAAGATGTCAAAGGGGCATTTCCATATGCTTATGCAGCTCCACAAGTTCCACTTATTATATCTTATATTCTCTTCTCTGCATTAGTTTgattttttgagctaattttgacAATGATGGGAATAACTATTTCTCGCATGAATTTTGGTTTATTTCTGTTGATATTCTACCTATGTGTATCCACCTGAGCAATCACTTTCTTTATGCTGCTACTAGGAGGGTTTTAGTGATGGAATACATTGATGGCATACCCATTTTGAAGCTAGGAGATGAAATGGCAAAGAGAGGCATACATCCTGATGGCAAGTTAGCGGCAGCTGCAAAACAGTAAGTCCCTGAATTATCCTAAAACTTGTTCTGAACCTACCTGCTTGTTCATACACCGACACGTTTCCTTGATGTATACAAAGTCTTCTGCCTATGTTCCCCTCTAAAGTGGTCATTTTTCGTGTCCGTGTATATTTGAATGTCCATGCGGAACACCTCTATGTTGCTCTTTTCTTAAAATGTTTATAGTGAAGCTCCCCCTTTTTCATTCTTAAAATGCAGGAATATCCTTAAAAATTTGTCACTTGCTTATGGACAAATGATACTCAAGAGTGGTTTCTTCCATGCAGATCCTCATCCGGGAAACATTCTGATCTGTAAAGGTTCTGAGGCAAGTGCACATTGGAATACCTAAAACTTATCCCTGAACGAAGCATTTACAGCCATCCTTCTCGCAATTAATGTACATCAAAGATTGTTATTTACATTATTCCTTTCAGGTTGCATTGCTTGATTATGGACAAGTGAAGGATCTTCCTGATGAACTGAGGCTTGGATATGCTAAGTTGGTTCTTGCGATTGCCGATAATGACCCTTTAAGAGCATCAGACAGCTATAGGTGCTATAATTTTCCCTGAAATTTTTTTGTTGTAAATTTATATTATTCCTCTTTCTGCTTTCACAGCAAAAGAGAATTAGTGCGTGTCTGTTACTCTCCAATTACTCTAGAATTGGAGAAATCAGTTACTGTCCTTTGTTTGGGCAGCGGTGTTATTTTTGCCAGTTGTTATGCACAtgcacgggggggggggggggggatgcatCGTTGACAGCATATGTTTATTGACCGTAAGATTGGCAGACCTGGTCGTGTTTTTGTTAAGAGAAAATGCGTTCATGCAAGTATGGTTGCGAATCATCTATCATTAGAATTTAGAAACCTATCACAGTGGAGACCACCTTGAAAATAATATATCCCTTGATATACCAGGTGAAAATAGCATATGCTTCTTCATAGGCTCATAACCATTCAGCCAGAACTAGTGGTTGATTTTTCTGTATCTGCTCTCCTGTGGCTTGGCTTAATCTGCTCTAGTGAGGAAATAATAAAACTTCAGGCTTGAAGCAGTCTACCAGTTTTTCTCTTTTCCTTGGTAATATGCCTTCTTTAAATCTCAGGGAGCTTGGTATCGAGACCTTGAGCAAATGTGAGAATGAACAGAAGGAAATGCTTAGGCTGGCACAGACAATGTTTGACACAAAATTACCCCCTGGAGTTACTATGCTGCAACCTTTTGCAGAAGAATCTTCAATAAAAAAGATTGCTGTTAAGGTATGTCTTTAAGTTCCTTAGGTAAAGAATATATTGCTACTATTAGCTGAGAGTTGGGTTTACTAGTCGAGCTAATTGAATGGATGCCTTCTTATGGCGCAAGTTACTTTTAAGACCTTCTCTTATCGTACATAAGGTTTCTGTCCTTTCTTTTTGTGTTGCTCCTCTGTTTCTTTGGTGGGAGGAGGTGGTGGGGATTACATTTTTGTTGCATTTAGAAATTTGGAGTTGTATCTGGAGGATAAGTTTGATACGAGATTTCCAATGCAAGGATCTAGAATATACATGTTTATAGATCGTCTGTGCAGCAAAAAGGATTTTATGATTCGAAAGTCCATTTTCAAATTACAACAAGTTGTTTTGGAATTGAAAGTTGATTTTAGAACAACCCCGAAGGTGTTATTCAAGGAATTTTACAGTATAAACCTTTACTAGACTTGCTTAATATTcaacaaaacaacaacaaccaccTAGTGAGTTCCCATAAgtagggtctggagagggtaatgtgtatgcaaaccttacccctaccctgggagggtagagaggctgtttccgatagaccctcggctagagAGTAGATGAAAAGAAACATAAGCCACAAGTAGTAACAACAACAGgaaattaagaaaaccaaagcgAAAGATATCAATCAAACAATAGGTAAAGAGAGCAATCTACGAGTAAAAGTGATACCATACTAATACTAATGCTACCGGTTcgagaaagaaaaagcaaaacgctcgactacctactatACCTTAATTCTCGACCtacacaccctcctatcaagggacatgtcctcggtaagctccAACTGCGCCATGtgctgcctaatcacctctccccaatacttcttaggcctacctctacccctcctcATACCCCTTgtggccaacctctcacaccttctaACTAGGGCATCGATgcttctcctcttcacatgcccgaatCATCTCAGCCTCGCCTCTCGCATTTTGTCCTCCACGGGGCCACTCCATAttttcccgaataacttcatttctaATCTTATCAAATCTGGTATGCCCGCATATCCATCTCAACATTCTCATTTCAgctacttttatcttctggacatgagagttcttgactggccaacactctgccccatatAACATAGTCGGTCGAACCAccactttatagaacttacctttaagtttaagtggcacattcttatcacacaagacaccggaagcgagcctcATTTCATCCACCCTATGGTGTTTAACGGGCGGACTGGGACGGGCTGTACACAAGAAAAATTAGCCCGTCCGTTTAACGTTCCGGGCTGGTTAGCGGGTTGTACATTTTCGGGTTTTTTTGGGcccgtccgggttcgggcttaaCGGGTCCGGATCGGGCcgagcaattttttttttttaaagtaaattttgtttttcttattcaatgttattgatacttaagtgctTGCAAACTTTTAatgcttagaattaaactttgaagtttaaagttttaaatttgaaatttgaaatttaaaattttaaaattgaaatttgaaagtaagtggctacaaaaaattatttaataagaccaataggcaatatgtaaggatcaagctccgaaggctttcatttgatatttttattgaataatatataatacttcaaattaatttgcaagttcttttttgatttttttatttttgaacttgcaaattaaaagtttacaacaattataaaaaataagaaatagtacatcacatgctttgcatcatttttgtaagttcatccatgtcaacatgaggttcttggttttcggcattggttgaatcggaaccataaaccattatatctccaatttcttggtcctccgcttcatctacctcgcCACGCCTTTGATTTcgccgttctgatcttatccaatctctgaagcacactagaatttccaaagcgttgctgcccaatgaatgtcgggtatctcctagttgctgccttgcatggctaaatgcgctctctgatgcgactgttgaaatcagtacatttagcacgtctcgagccatggtcGAAAGAACATGAAATTGATTTgcgttgctcctccaccaacccagcggtagaaattcctttgtgcggggctctgttgacttttgcaagtagaattggagttcatcaatattcctgctactggtttgttgatgctctcctagtgtagaccaaatcaaataatcttcaacaccgtcattatcatccaaagcactggtcccagatgttgaaactgaacttgaaggaatatttgcatctatagcagaagaagcatcaacaatgttagcataataattatataaagtttgtaaatgtttgtgtagatcagaaatacaagtgtcaatatcaggagtttcagttggtccatataagaatataaagcaatgattaattggcgacaagtggccattttgatagaagggtttaaaatagcaccaattaggtaaatagggggaattgggtagaaatattttttaaacttatctagcatagattcaacaacagaagtatatccttctttcttcttcaaattatgtagtaaaagagaaatttcagcaatatgaactaaaccatttgcaatagtaggataataagctccagaaaactcaagtgtagcaacataaaatttttgtaaaaattttacaacatcttcaatgacatcccaagttctagatgttaacaaacggctaggatcggtacaatgagaattagcaacttcagttataggcattttatatttataacaacataagaataaataagtataattccacctagtaactatttcttcaggcatgagtcttggttttagtccatagtGTACACATTTTTccttaaatgcatttaatctagcacttctattatttccttgaattacaccaacaactcttctaactaaagtgatatcatctctaaataattcaaggccactcttcacaatcaagttataaatatgacatgcacatctaacatgaaatatttcaggaagtggtgggtgtagatgcaattttaatattgtaatagcagcattgttgttagaagcattatcaaatgacatacataaaactttttctgcaagattataaaatatagcaacttcatggatagtattacttataaatgcacccatatgactttgatcttcatcatatttaaaagcaataatatgtttttgcatacaaaaattatcatctatccaatggcatgtaacagtcaaataatcatttccatttacagcacgaccaatatcagaagtaagagaaactctacaagaaagactggcgaacaaataacgtatatatgtctgatattgtccaaaaagcctaaagatatcagctctacaagtacttctaggaatacctttaaacaaagggttataaattctttgaatataagtaacaagatatggtgaagcagcaaaactaaaaggtaaacaacctaaaacaatcattttagctaattcttcccgatctttcttAATATCTTATTTACCCATTAACCCCCCAGTACCCGGGTTAAGTTTTTGTTGCCCATCTTTCTCATCTACTCCCCAATCAAGAGGGTGGTGCTCTACCATGTGCCTACGAAGTTGACCCGTTCCCCCTCCCTTACCGATCTCGTgtttataaatatccttacaaattctacatcttacatattttttatcttcttctagtctgtcaaaaaaattccaacacttcttaatcttcgattcttcttaatagggaggggaggcctacttgtattaccacgacctccacccctaatattttgagtttgactagcattaccaggtgtagctggtggtgtttcaagattatcaggtgattgaatatcatctaaattaccatatataccataattttcttgaaatcgctcataatctacatttaaattttcaggtgaactttcagaaatatgtgtaaagctactagaagaaccagcaccacctcttgatcttttggaagttttcttactaccacctctactagtgcacgcttttttggccgctctaaatatatccattatgtaaattaaattaataattctaaataataaaataagtgtacaccaaagaagagaaagatatggaacgagtgtaccgggattccggatgccgcaataaatttgatatcaaaaatcaaacttcaattgatagaccgatacttgatagttgatacttgataccacacttcacttgaatacttgatatttgataataataattttgtaatggctaaactaaatatttgatgaaacttgaaataataagtaattgaaaatttaagaacaataatcaatattatcaagagagaattagaATAATAAGAGAGTGAATTGTaaggaaaaatgaagaagaaggggggctattatgaagaagaaggggggctatttataatttttaaaaggttaaaattataatttatcaaatattAGGGGTGGGGTGGCTATTTTCTTGAGGGGTAGGCCGAAATGGTCATTTCTGCAAAAAAGGGCCGTTGGCCAACGGTccagaaaatataaaaaaaaaaattgtaacggAAACCGGGTTGTGGCCCGTTAAAAATCCGTTAATGGGTTACCGGGCTAagcgggttccggtgcaccggtGTCCAAAAACTTTTCGTCTAAAACCCGCTCCCCGCCCAACCAGTCCCAGCCCGCCCCCAAACGCTACAGTACCGGCTGGACCGGGTCGAATCGGGTTGTAAACGGGTCAGTCCGGCCCGATTAACATGTATAATCCACCCTGCTccgatacgatgtgtgacatcctcatcaaTTTTCCCATTTCCTTGTACTATTGACCCAAGGTACCTGAAACTTACTCTCTTGGGAATGACTTGTGTATCGAGCCTCACCTCCATATCCTCTTCCTGGGTTACGTCGTTAAACTTGTACTCCAAGTATtatgtcttggtcctgctcaacttaaaACCTTTAGACTCTAAGTTCCGCCTCCAAACCTCAAGCCTCTCGTTAAAACCACCCCGCGTCTCGTAAATCAGAACTAAGTCATTAGCAAATAATATACACCATGgtacctccccttgaatgtgtcGAGTCAGTGCGTTCATCACCAAGGAAAATAAAAACGGGCTAAAAGCCGATCactggtgcaaccccatcaccaCCGGAAAGTGCTCCGAGTCTCCTCCCGCCGTCCTCACCCAGGTCTTAGCACCATCATACATGTTCTTAATCACCCTAATATAGGCTACCGGGACCCCTATAGCCTCCAAGCATCTTCATATCACCTCTCTCGGGACTTTGTcgtatgctttctctaggtcaatgaacaccatatgcaggTCCTTCTTTATTCCCTTTATACTGCTCCACCAATCTCCTTACAAGATGAATGACTTCCGTAGTCAAACGACCCGGCATGAAAACGAACTGATTCTAAGAAATAGACATACTCTTCCGCACCCTCATTTCTatcaccctctcccacactttcatcgCATGGcttagcagcttgatacccctataattattgtaattttggatatcacccttattcttgtacaacggaatcatcgtactccaccttCATTCTTCAggcatcttcttcgtcctaaaaatgagTCACTCCAAACCTGCCCTACCCgcattcttccaaaattccatagGGATTTCGTTTGGCCTGGTCGCTCTACCCTCGtgcatcttacgcatagccccctcgaCCACTTCTACTCTAATGCGCCTACCTCTTCCACTCCAAAACTTGCTTAATATTCATTGGAAAAAATTATATGAACTTCTCCAAATCAAAGGACTTAATTTGATATCTACCCTATCCAAAATCTTTAAACCGATGGAATGATGGATCCTTTGCCTACTTGAGCACTTAATGCTGGAAATAGAACTTTGGAAGTAAATAATTTAGAGATGAAGTTTGATATATCAAATATGGTAAGTGCATCATCCATGTATTCATCATGTGGCCAATACATCCTTATTATTTTGCGAAACATAGTATGAGAGTGATAGAATGGTAATCCTTTTCTGATACGGATTTCTGCCAAATTTCATAGGGCTTCAATCATGTTGATTTTTCCCATTTTCCAATCAATCAATGAGAAACTTGCATGAAGAATGAATCCTAAAGCTCATTCTCTCGTATTACTTCTTAGATTGCTTTAAATGATATTATGTCGTCCGGATATCCCTTAAGGGTAAATCTCTTGGTGGTTTACAATAGGATTATAACTGCAATTATTTTCCCCTTATGGTTTCCTTTCTTCTTATGTATAGACATGTGAAAGGAGAAAGAGAATGAGAGTGGTGTATATGACATCTAATTTAGGTTAAAGCAGTGCATCATTTATTTGAGGTAAAGGGAGTTGTTTTCTTGGAGAACAGCACCAGTGTGGTCATTATGGATAATAAAAAAAAGAATAGCACCAATGAGATGTTCCCCGTGTTACAGGAGATTCATTGACCAGCCTTGTAATACGAATACAACGGTCTGAGAAGAATAGACTTCGATTTCACTTGGTTTTCTGGATCTCACACTGTTAATAACTTTTTACTCAATATTTGATAAAATAGTGATGCTGCCCTGATCTGTGCTGAGTTGTTGGTCCTTCAACCTTTCAAGAACGTTATTCTTTGCTTGATAAATGTTGTACCAAGTTTGTTTTATAATTTTACTTGTAAGATATCCCAAAACTACACATGATGTCTTTCACCAAGTTACACTTTATTAGATTTCCTATTATTTTCCATAAACCCCACCTTTGGAAACGATAGCGTATTTGCAGCTAACAACAATACAACATTGGTTTCCCTTCATTCATGTGGTGATAACAGTTGCATTGGCCAGCATCGTGAAGAATTTTTCAGTTGAACTAATTGGCAAATCAAATATGAATATACTTTATAACAATTCTGAAAATTGTTTGTTCTGATGACAGGCTTTTCCAGAGGAACTGTTTTCTGTGCTCCGTACAGTGCATCTCCTGAGAGGACTTAGTGTTGGTCTGGGAATTAATTTTTCATGTGCCGAGCAGTGGAGACCCATTGCTGAAGAAGTTCTGTATGTTGCTGGAAGACTTGCAGGTATCTTCAGTAATATCAATACCTCTTTCAACGCGATTGTTCCATGGGCTAAAGGGCATTTACCAGTTTTGTGCATTTGATTTTGTGAGCCAAAGAAGTTATTTGATCCCCTGCTAATCTGTAAAGTAAAAGGGAAGCCCGTTGCACAAAGAATCCTACGTGTActcagggtccggggaagggccgtaTCCCTAGTGAGTGTGATGTAGGCAACCTACCTTAACACTAGCATAGTCGTTGATTCCACGGCTCTAACCCGTGaaacctataggtcacacggagacaattTACCAATGCTCCGAGGCTCCACTTCAATCCGTTGCTAATTTTTGATCCAGGAAAATGATtcgtttctatttatttttaaatatcttTGTTCCCTGGTCGAGATGCGCTGTTACATACATCAATTTTATGTCTGCAGTTTTTTCCTTTTCCAAGTAGGCCGTTTTTCTATCATCTGATAGGATGATTTTCTGTTGATAATTAGTTCCTATAGCACAGACTacccatttttcttatttggtTTGCAAGTACTTCTCTGATATTGCTCATTTACTTTCAGCTAAAGATCTGAAGCAAGTGCATAGACGTGGAGCTTCTAGAAGAAGATTTTGGAGATAAGTATTTAATGTATGGAAATGATCAGTATGAGCCTACCTGGAATATGGTATTTATTGTAATTTATCCTAGTCAAGTTGATGTCCTTAGCTGCATCCTTGTCATGAAAATTCAATTACAGATTTTGCCTTTTGAGTTGTATTGGATTAGAAGTATTGTCAAATAACATTGACTACTAACAGTAGTCTTTCAGGAATATTTGTTAGTTTCTATCTTGATTTTGTTTTGGTTCCTCAAAGTCGGATGGAAAATGTGACTCTGCGCTTGAAGGGAAAAAAATTGGCCAGCGTTTTGTGTTTCTCCATATTTTCTACTACTGTGGACAAACAACTGTTAGCATTTCTTGCTCATGCAGCTATGAGTCTGTAACTAGGAATGTACTCGGGATTTCTTCGTTGCATCTTTAGATGCTGGTGTTTGAGTCTTGAAGTGGTATCAACTTGGTTTAGGCCTTGAAAAATGGTTTTGCTTGTACTTAACTGAA
Encoded proteins:
- the LOC104085804 gene encoding uncharacterized protein; this translates as MLFHFDLKEFQEKVSTQLRPLQRSFQFWVRAADIYTGYKVFQVRASLEKDVQKQEVMWEKQHEVAADKIYNMCSDLGGFFLKVAQIVGKPDLAPAAWVKRLVTLCDQAPATPYNVVRVVLEKELGQSIDELFDYFDKDPLGSASIAQVHRARLKGDKNDVVVKVQHPGVQELMMTDIRNLQAFALYIQKTDVKFDLFSVTKEMEKQISYEFNFVREAEAMARIRHFLCQNNKKSPVRVPRVIRDMVSRRVLVMEYIDGIPILKLGDEMAKRGIHPDGKLAAAAKQNILKNLSLAYGQMILKSGFFHADPHPGNILICKGSEVALLDYGQVKDLPDELRLGYAKLVLAIADNDPLRASDSYRELGIETLSKCENEQKEMLRLAQTMFDTKLPPGVTMLQPFAEESSIKKIAVKAFPEELFSVLRTVHLLRGLSVGLGINFSCAEQWRPIAEEVLYVAGRLAAKDLKQVHRRGASRRRFWR